The sequence GCCACCGCCACTTCAACCTGCCGCAACACCGTTACGATCTGCTCTGGTTTGTACCTCTGCATCGGCATATTCAAATACCTCCCTCATGAGATTCTCTCTCACTTCGGCTGGTATCGAAATCGCCGGGCAGGTCAGGATCGCGGCCGCGAGGCTCGGCTAGCGGTTCCGATCTTCAGCAGCAGCACCGTGCCGGCCGGCAGCAGCGTTGCGGAGTTGGCGATGAGCATGGGGGCGGAGCCGATCAGCAGGGCCTAACGTAAATTAGGACCTGAGTACTGTTCCCAACAGCTTGACAGCAGGCTACCATTTCAATGTGAGGCATAACACCCGGTGGCCACCCGGCGGCAATGGCAATGTGCTTTCCGCCGATGGCCAGGGCGCACACAGTAGCTGGAGGCTTTCCAAGATGATGCTCAAAAAGAATGGCTGGCTTCGACGTGGATTGCTTACGGCAATGGCCGTGGGCGTGTTGACGCTGACCACCATGGCGCCCGTAGGCCTGGCCCAGAATGGCAACGGCCGAGGACCATTCGACACGCCTCCGGGAAAGAGTGATGACGGCCCCGGAAACTCCGGCGGAAATGGCAATGGGAATGGGAACGAGAACAGCAACAAGAATGCCAACGGCAAGAAATCAGGTCGCGACAGCCTGAGCGTGGTGGCCAAGAACGCCACTGGAAGCGCGGGCACGATTACTCCCATGCTGCCAGATGATGAAGCGGCCAATTGGCGCTACGTGGCCTGCCTGCCCAACGCCACGTCCATCAACGAAACCTTCCCCATCGAGTTCAAGTTGACCAATGAGAATGACCATGCTGGTGATTCCGTGGATGTCGATCTGGACGCGTCCGGGCGATTGGCCGACAAAGTGGCTGTCCCTTCCGTTTTTCCAATTCAGGACAACGGCAACGTAGCGCTGAAGAATATCGTGGTAACCGCGAATGATCTGGCGGACGGAGCTTACACGCTGAATGTTCACGTGAGGGCCACTCCGCAGCGCAGCGTGGAAGTTTCGCAGCGGATGATTCACATTCACCTGCTCGTCGGCAAGGCATGCAGCGGCGATACGGAGGAGTCAACCGAATCCCGTCCGCCCGCGCCGTCGCAGCCTCCCAGCAACCCGCAACCGCCCGCCGGCGGAGCTCTGGTGAACACCGTGCCCGCCGCTGCAGGCACCGGCTTCTTCACGGATGGCGACTTCAATCTTCTGGAAAACTGCTCCGGCGCGGACGTGAGCGCGAACATGGGCGGGACGTTTGCCATCGTCGCCCGCGCGCAAAGCAGCGTGATCTCATCGACCAATCCCGGCACCTTCTACTTGAATTGGATCTGGGACAACACGGGCGGTGAGAAGAACGTATCCATCGAACTCAGCGCGGTCAATCTGATGGCGCGCGGCGCCAATGCGGTTCATGCGGCGCAGTTCGATGCCAACGGCTTCGTGAAAAATGAAGACAACTTCGATCTTGTCAATGAAGACGGCAAGCCCTGCGGTCCCGATGGACCGTGCATGGTGAAAGTCGCCGCCGGCAAGAAGTTGTGGGTGAACTGGCACCTGACCTTTGCGGGTAAAGGTCAATCCGCCGCGACCATCAGCAAGACCTGCGGTGAAGGCCTGCCCATCTCCGCAACCGCCACGTTGAAGGAAGGCGCGAACACTTTGAGCACCACCACGGTGAACGCCAAAGGCTTCGTGAAGTAATTTCATCCCAGCATTCCAGAGCGCCCCGTCGAACAGCATCGGCGGGGCGTTTGCTTTTTTGTCCTGTTCCCGCAGTGAAGCTATCCAGGTCGAAGCAAGCCGATCCAGCCTGTGCAACCGAGCCGATGGCCCACAAAAACTCTTGTGCATCGGCGCAAGACCTTGGATAATAGCCTAGCTATTTCCGGACGAGCCTGCGTGCCGTGCCCGGCGATGGAGTTCATGCAACACGCACTGGTAGCCACGGTGAGCGCCGTTCTTACCGTGGGGTTTTAGCGCAAGGCTGGATTTATAGATCAGCACCTAAAGCCCGCGGTGAACAGCTCATTCACCGTGGCTACCCAAGCCCGCGCCGCGATTTCATAGGAGACAACGATCATCATGGCCGACGAGAAGAATCCGCAAGCAAGCACTGGTAACACCATCGAGGCGCTCTATCTGGAAGACCGCAAGTTCGCGCCGCCCGCCGAGTTCCGCAAGAACGCCGTGCTCTCTGACGAAGGCATCTATGACCGTGCCGCGCGCGATCCCGAGGCCTTCTGGGCCGAGCAGGCTGAGCGCGTCCACTGGTTCAAGAAGTGGGATAAAGTCCGCGAGTGGAATGCCCCGTGGGTGAAGTGGTTCCTCGGCGGCAAGACCAATGTCGCCTACAACTGCCTTGACCGGCACCTCTCGACCGACCGGCGCAACAAGGCCGCGCTCATCTGGGAGGGCGAGCCGGGCGATGAGCGCGTGCTCACCTACAACGATCTGCATCGCGAGGTCTCAAAGTTCTCAAACGTCCTGAAGTCGCTCGGCGTGCGCAAGGGCGACCGCGTGGCCATTTACATGCCGATGATTCCTGAGCTGGCCATCGCCATGCTGGCCTGCACGCGCATCGGCGCGCCGCACACCATCGTCTTCGGCGGCTTCTCGCCGGAGTCACTTCGCGACCGCATCAACGACGCGCAGGCCAACGTGGTCATCACCTCGGACGGCGGCTGGCGGCGCGGCACGATCCTGCCGCTCAAGAAAAATGTTGATGAGGCCATCGCCGAATGCCCGTCGATAAAGGCTTGCGTGGTGGTCGAGCGCATCGGCGCGGCCGCCAACATTACCATGAATGAAGGCCGCGACCACTGGTGGCACGAGTTGATGAAGACCGCGTCGCAAGTCTGTCCCGCCGAGGAGATGGACGCGGAAGACCCACTCTACATTCTCTACACCAGCGGGACCACGGCGAAGCCCAAGGGTATTCTGCATACCACCGGCGGCTATCTCGTGGGAGTGACTTCCACGTTCCAGTGGGTCTTCGATTATCGCGACAACGACATCTTCTTCTGCACCGCCGACATCGGTTGGGTAACGGGGCACAGCTACATCGTCTATGGGCCGCTCTCGAACGGCGCGACGTCGCTGATGTACGAAGGCTCGCCCGACTGGCCCAACAAGGATCGCTTCTGGGCCATCATCGAAAAGTATCGCGTTAACATTTTTTACACCGCGCCGACGGCCATCCGCAGCTTCATGGGCTGGGGTCTCGAGTATCCACGAAAGCACGATTTGACAAGCCTCCGGTTGATCGGCAGCGTCGGCGAGCCGATCAATCCCGAGGCCTGGATGTGGTATCACGAGCACATCGGCGGCGGGCGCTGTCCGGTGATCGACACCTGGTGGCAGACCGAAACCGGATCGATTCTCATCTCGCCGCTCCCCGGCATTACGACGACGAAACCTGGCTCAGCGACGCGACCACTGCCCGGAATTGAGGCAGATATTTTCGACGAGAATGGCAACTCCGTGCCGCTCGGCGGCGGCGGATATCTGGTGCTGAAAGCGCCGTGGCCCTCCATCGCGCGCACCATCTATGGCGACGCGGATCGCTACGCGAAGACTTACTTCAGCCGCTACAGCCCAGATATCTACTTCACCGGCGACGGCGCCAAGCGCGACAAGGACGGCTACTATTGGCTCATGGGTCGCGTCGATGACGTGATGAACGTCTCGGGCCATCGCATCTCGACGACCGAAGTCGAGAGCGCGCTGGTAAATCATCCGTCAGTGGCCGAGGCCGCGGTGGTGGGCAAAGCCCATTCAATAAAGGGGCAGGCGGTTGTGGCCTTCGTTACGCTGAAGTCCGATGGCGCCAACATGGAGCCAGCCGAGAAGGTCGCCGAGCTGAAGCAGCACGTGGCCCACAAGATCGGAGCGCTGGCCCGGCCCGAGGAGATATACCTGACCGCCGAACTGCCCAAGACGCGTAGCGGCAAGATCATGCGCCGCCTGTTGCGCGACATCGCCGAAGGCCGCGCCATGGGCGACACCACCACGCTCGCCGACCCCGGCGTGGTCGCCCGCCTGCGCGACAAGTACGAGGCGGCGGAACAGTAGGGGAAAAGCGGGAGACAGAAAGCAGGAGATAGAAGTCAGGAGCCGACGATCCACTAGGATTGGGCTGACGGTAAAAATCATCGTAATAACTCCCACTCGCCGCCGGAAATCTCCCCGGCGGCGTTCGTGCAACCGGATCAGAAATCCCGCCACGGGGAGCCCAAAATAATCGAACTGAACAAGAATAAATAGCGAATATAAAACGAATTAAGAATCTGCGGTTTTGACCAAAGAATCGGCTGAGACCAAAGTGCACACTTTAACGGTTTTTGCGGTTCGGACAACTTTGACCAACGCCAGGATCAGGGAGACGTCGCGCTCCGTCAGCGGTAGTCGATTTATCATTTGATGCAGATTTCTTTGTCTTGTACTAAGCTTATCGAATTCCACAAGTATTTCACTTGACGAAGACTTTGGCTCTGTTAGCGAGAAGAGCTGTTGCATCAAGGCCCGAACCTGCCTGGCTGAAGCCGCACGGTTGGATTTATCCGCCGCTTCCGCTAATTTCGCAGATCCCAATAATTTGGTAAGTTTGGGCTTTCCTGAGTTTCTGGTCGAAGTGGATTCTTTGGATCGGGAATTGACTTCTGACGAGACATCTGATTCGACAGCCGAGCCTAGATGGGGCTGTGCCTCGGCCCCGGTTGCCACGCCCGACTCCGCCGCCAAGCTCTCCTCTGCCAATTTCCTGTTCCCCAACTTTTCAGATGCCGAGTCTGCTATCTCCCCGGCCATCTCTCCGGCCAAAACCCCGCTGCGGGAGAGTTCGTAACAGACCACGGCGACGGCCTGCCCCAGATTCATCGACGGCAGCGCGGCCACGGTGGGGATGCGCAACAAATGTTGGCAGCGCGCCAGATGGTCGTTGGTCAGTCCGCGCTTCTCGGAGCCGAACAGAATGGCGACCCGATCGCGGATCAGAGCAGGGATTGGGGATTGGGGGTTAGGGGTTTGGGAAGGCAAGCGCGAGATTCGAGAATCGAGAGTCGAGAATCGGGACGCGGCTCGCCCGCTTTGGGAGGTCGCGAGGCGCGCCGGCAGATCATTCAGGTCGATCACCTGCGACGCGTCCAGCGGCGTGCCGCTGCGGGGCGAGGCCGCGCTACCAGCAGCGGCGGGATCGGCCAGCACACCCGCGCGACGGTCGAGCGAACTGGTTCCCAGCACCCAGTTGCAGTCGCCGATAGCCTCGTCGAGCGCCGCATAGCATCGCGCATCTCCCAGCCATCCACGCGCCGACCCGCGCGGCCCATGCGGCGTCTCGCGATCCTTGTCCTTCTCGATCGCCTCGGCCCAGGCCTGCGCATGTACGCCAACGACTGCAATATCGCCCAACCCAAAATTGCGCGCCGCCCGCGCCGCCGCCAGAATGTTCAGCGGGTTGCGCGGCTGGACCAAAACTATGCGCACGGCCAAGCCGCGCGGCGGCACGATGCGCTCGCTCACGGCGCGCGGGGACATGCGGCGCACGGGTAGCGTGGGCGGCGGCACGATGCGCACAGGAGTCATTGTTGAATTGTAGCAGCCGCGCGGCGAGTGGAGCAGGCATTCCCGCCTGCGCTACCTAAAACATGCGCTACCTGCTAGTAATACTAGGTTAAGTACCATTGCGTTGCACCGTTGAGTCTGGCACTGTCGGCGCATGAAGCCGAACGCATTGAAAGCCCTGGATGGTCGCCTGGGACGGTTCCTGGAAGACTTGATCGAGCCGATGGGGCG is a genomic window of Acidobacteriota bacterium containing:
- the acs gene encoding acetate--CoA ligase; translation: MADEKNPQASTGNTIEALYLEDRKFAPPAEFRKNAVLSDEGIYDRAARDPEAFWAEQAERVHWFKKWDKVREWNAPWVKWFLGGKTNVAYNCLDRHLSTDRRNKAALIWEGEPGDERVLTYNDLHREVSKFSNVLKSLGVRKGDRVAIYMPMIPELAIAMLACTRIGAPHTIVFGGFSPESLRDRINDAQANVVITSDGGWRRGTILPLKKNVDEAIAECPSIKACVVVERIGAAANITMNEGRDHWWHELMKTASQVCPAEEMDAEDPLYILYTSGTTAKPKGILHTTGGYLVGVTSTFQWVFDYRDNDIFFCTADIGWVTGHSYIVYGPLSNGATSLMYEGSPDWPNKDRFWAIIEKYRVNIFYTAPTAIRSFMGWGLEYPRKHDLTSLRLIGSVGEPINPEAWMWYHEHIGGGRCPVIDTWWQTETGSILISPLPGITTTKPGSATRPLPGIEADIFDENGNSVPLGGGGYLVLKAPWPSIARTIYGDADRYAKTYFSRYSPDIYFTGDGAKRDKDGYYWLMGRVDDVMNVSGHRISTTEVESALVNHPSVAEAAVVGKAHSIKGQAVVAFVTLKSDGANMEPAEKVAELKQHVAHKIGALARPEEIYLTAELPKTRSGKIMRRLLRDIAEGRAMGDTTTLADPGVVARLRDKYEAAEQ